The following coding sequences are from one Nicotiana tabacum cultivar K326 chromosome 1, ASM71507v2, whole genome shotgun sequence window:
- the LOC107778035 gene encoding uncharacterized protein LOC107778035: MELAHRRWMCNRTYPNRSGLREEFIEGVAEFMAKTKTLHEFLSEGVIMCPCMKCKCGKLLQLDVVKVHLYKKGFMENYYVWTIHGEDVASVGNVDFQKKIDSEGSPLAENNAENSRFSEMVRDAFVMHPGAQSEPNDDARRFYEQLEEASRPLYKGSMHSKLSVAVRLLSIKSDSSISQAGMDSIISLMNELNPNKIDLPKDFYTTKKLVSKLGLSSERIDCCEKGCMLFYKDDAALENCKFCNQPRYKKAINSKKKKVPVKAMHYLPLIPRLKRLYASMSSAPHMR; encoded by the coding sequence ATGGAGCTTGCACATCGTAGATGGATGTGTAATCGAACTTATCCTAATCGTAGTGGGTTGAGGGAGGAATTTATAGAGGGGGTTGCCGAATTCATGGCTAAAACAAAAACACTTCATGAATTTCTCAGTGAAGGGGTGATTATGTGTCCTTGTATGAAATGCAAATGCGGAAAGTTATTACAACTAGATGTTGTTAAAGTTCATCTTTATAAAAAAGGgtttatggaaaattattacGTGTGGACTATTCATGGAGAGGATGTTGCTAGTGTTGGTAACGttgattttcaaaaaaaaattgatagTGAGGGTAGTCCATTAGCAGAGAATAATGCTGAAAATTCTCGATTCAGTGAAATGGTTAGGGATGCTTTTGTGATGCACCCGGGGGCTCAGTCTGAACCAAATGATGATGCTAGGCGTTtctatgaacagttagaggaagcaaGTCGTCCATTGTATAAAGGCTCAATGCATTCTAAGTTGTCTGTCGCAGTTAGATTATTAAGTATTAAATCAGATTCAAGTATTTCTCAAGCAGGCATGGACTCTATCATTAGCCTTATGAATGAACTTAATCCGAATAAAATTGACCTGCCCAAAGATTTCTACACAACAAAgaaattggtttctaagttaggactttcatCAGAGAGGATTGATTGTTGTGAGAAAGGTTGTATGTTATTCTATAAGGATGATGCAGCCTTAGAAAATTGCAAATTTTGCAACCAACCTCGTTATAAGAAAGCCATaaattcaaaaaagaagaaggttcCTGTTAAGGCGATGCATTACTTACcccttatacctaggttaaagaggttgtaTGCATCAATGAgctctgctcctcatatgagatga